The Bacteroidales bacterium sequence GGAAAGGGGACAAAAGCCCGCTAAAGCGGGCTCAATGGCTCGAGGGGTCTTTTAATCTTACCACCCGGCTTCAGCCGGGTGGTAAGCTCATTTGGAAAAGGCACTGTTAGCCGGTGCAAATCTGAGCGCTTAATCGCGAGGCTCACCACACAAAGATTTAACCACAAACACAAAGAACAACATTCATTTTTTAGTAAATTTGCATAAACTTAACTAGACAAACTTATGGAACACGGACATGGTATGGCAATGGAAGGGAGTGCAATCCTCTGGACAGTTATTATTGCAGCGGTTGTCATCATTGCCCTGGTTTTGATTTTGAACCGGACAGGCGGCCCCCGTCAGAACAAGTTTGAGGTAAATCAGGGCGATACCCCGATGGATATTTTGAAAAAGCGTTATGCCCTGGGGGAGATCACAAAGGAGGAATTTGACGAAATGAAACCCGCATGCAGGTAGCTACACAACAAGAATATGATTAACATGCGGTTTCCATGGTAATACAAGCAGAGTTTATGAATTTAGTATATAAATCAAATTGAAATTCAAGCCTTTAATAAACTGTTACACTAGTGAAAATGGAAAAACACGGGGTCGCCTCCGGTCCTGTTGAACCGGAGCGACTCATCGAAGTATCCCGCCTGAGCAAAAGTTTTGAGGAGGTAGAAGCCGTCAGCGGAATATCCTTCGATGTAAAGCGCGGCGAGGTTTTTGGCTTCCTGGGACCCAACGGGGCAGGAAAAACCACCACCATCAATATGCTTACCGGGCTGGCCCGGCCTGACGCGGGTACCATCCGCATTGCCGGCCTGAATTGTTCGGCCAATCCCAAGGCAGCCCAGCATCTGATCGGGGTGGTGCCGGATGAGAGCAACCTGTATCCCGAGCTCACAGGTTATGACAACCTGTGTTTTTGTGCCTCCTTATATGGTATTGAGAAGGGGGAACGCCGCCGGCGTGCAGATTATTTGCTGCGGCAGTTTCGGCTGCAAGAGGCTGCCAACCGGAGGTTCAGCGGGTATTCCAAGGGCATGAAACGCAAGCTGACCATTGCCGCCGGCATCATCCACCAGCCGGAGATCCTTTTTCTGGACGAGCCCACCACAGGCATCGATGTGGCCAGCGCCCGGCAGATCAGGCAGCTTATCAGTGATATGTACCAGGGCGGAACCACCATCTTTCTGACTACCCATTACATTGAAGAAGCCGAACGGTTGTGCGAACGCATCGCTTTCATTGTCAACGGGCGTATTGTGCGCAATGAACGCGTTTCCACTTTGCTGCAACCGATACAACAGCGCAAAGGCCTGCTCGTTACAGCGAATGGGAATATTTCCGGTCTGACCGGTAAGCTTGCTCAAGCTTTCCCTGAATATACCTTCCGGATGGTTTCCAACCAACAGTTGCGGATGGACTCCGTTCAAACCATCGGCATTGGACCGGTGGTGCGGTTCATCGAAGGACAGGGTGCGGAAGTGACGGAAGCCCGTCAGATCAAGCCAACGCTGGAAGATGTTTTCGTAGATGTGACCGGTATTGAAAGCGATGCAATGAGAACGGAAAGAAACGGAGGTAAGGCATGAAACGATGGATAGCATTCTGGAATATCGTTCTGAAGGACATGCGCGGGTATTATCTTAAGCCGCCCAACATTAGCTGGGGATTGATCTTTCCCCTGGCCTGGACGCTTATGTTCTTCATCCG is a genomic window containing:
- a CDS encoding SHOCT domain-containing protein; protein product: MEHGHGMAMEGSAILWTVIIAAVVIIALVLILNRTGGPRQNKFEVNQGDTPMDILKKRYALGEITKEEFDEMKPACR
- a CDS encoding ABC transporter ATP-binding protein, which produces MKMEKHGVASGPVEPERLIEVSRLSKSFEEVEAVSGISFDVKRGEVFGFLGPNGAGKTTTINMLTGLARPDAGTIRIAGLNCSANPKAAQHLIGVVPDESNLYPELTGYDNLCFCASLYGIEKGERRRRADYLLRQFRLQEAANRRFSGYSKGMKRKLTIAAGIIHQPEILFLDEPTTGIDVASARQIRQLISDMYQGGTTIFLTTHYIEEAERLCERIAFIVNGRIVRNERVSTLLQPIQQRKGLLVTANGNISGLTGKLAQAFPEYTFRMVSNQQLRMDSVQTIGIGPVVRFIEGQGAEVTEARQIKPTLEDVFVDVTGIESDAMRTERNGGKA